The proteins below come from a single Aegilops tauschii subsp. strangulata cultivar AL8/78 chromosome 6, Aet v6.0, whole genome shotgun sequence genomic window:
- the LOC109734950 gene encoding NDR1/HIN1-like protein 26, with amino-acid sequence MFTKSQSLLVVISTTTNYNQIKYILGVLPTNIISAHTHHLSLSLLLCTTMSRITDDPEHSPRDCATKHRHHHSAGRRRLLIGALSAAASLLALAIILWLTLRPSSPRFTLLAATATATAPNATAGGIVRLDAAFVAHNPNARAAALYDRLQARASYAGVQLAATAPLPPFQQAQGDAVLTASLSASSAAASAAETAEAGRTTLLLRLRVEGQLRWKVSAWVSGNRALAAECVAVVVPSQLTAVVVQGSQCATTLQ; translated from the coding sequence ATGTTTACAAAGTCTCAAAGTTTATTAGTGGTTATATCAACTACCACTAACTATAACCAGATAAAATATATACTGGGAGTGCTACCCACAAACATTATCTCAGCTCACACGcaccacctctctctctctctcctcttgtGCACCACCATGTCTCGCATCACGGATGACCCCGAGCACTCCCCGAGGGACTGCGCCACCAAGCACCGCCACCACCACTCGGCTGGGCGCCGCCGGCTGCTGATCGGGGCGTTGTCGGCGGCGGCCTCGCTGCTGGCCCTGGCCATCATACTCTGGCTCACCCTCCGCCCTTCCAGCCCGCGCTTCACGCTGCTGGCCGCCACGGCCACGGCCACCGCCCCCAACGCCACCGCCGGCGGCATCGTGCGGCTCGACGCGGCCTTCGTCGCGCACAACCCCAACGCGCGCGCCGCCGCGCTCTACGACCGGCTCCAGGCGCGTGCGTCCTACGCCGGTGTCCAGCTCGCCGCCACCGCGCCGCTCCCGCCGTTCCAGCAGGCCCAGGGCGACGCCGTGCTCACCGCCTCGCTCTCGGCGTCAtctgcggcggcgtcggcagCCGAAACTGCAGAGGCCGGGCGCACGACGCTGCTGCTGAGGCTGCGCGTCGAGGGGCAGCTCCGGTGGAAGGTGTCCGCCTGGGTGTCCGGCAACCGCGCCCTCGCCGCCGAGTGCGTCGCTGTCGTCGTGCCGTCGCAGCTCACAGCCGTCGTCGTGCAGGGTTCCCAGTGCGCCACCACCCTCCAGTGA